From a single Amphiprion ocellaris isolate individual 3 ecotype Okinawa chromosome 18, ASM2253959v1, whole genome shotgun sequence genomic region:
- the star2 gene encoding steroidogenic acute regulatory protein, mitochondrial translates to MLPAVVKLCCGISYPHLRSMTGLQRTALAVIGLEITDLQRWGQSQHHKRPQAGLHFNEAKPERTKPAPATEDELFYVQQGRGAMSKALSMLEDKEGWKFEIAASNGDVICSKVMPGARKVFKLEAVLEASVEELYDLLFVRVEEMHQWNPCVQQIKVLKHVGPETIVTHEVLAETAGSVIGQRDFLSVRHSCKQKSTVYLGGAAIQLESFPPQAGFVRAEDGPTCIIIRALDEDSTKSRFTWLLNIDVKGWLPKSIVNQALPQVQLDFTRHLRRHLSLS, encoded by the exons ATGCTGCCTGCCGTTGTAAAGCTGTGCTGTGGAATCTCTTACCCTCATCTAAGAAGCATGACAG GACTTCAACGCACAGCTTTGGCAGTAATAGGTCTGGAGATCACGGACCTGCAGCGATGGGGACAAAGCCAACATCACAAGAGACCACAAGCCGGTTTACATTTTAAtg AGGCCAAACCAGAACGTACAAAGCCTGCACCAGCCACAGAAGATGAGCTGTTCTATGTGCAACAAGGTCGAGGTGCAATGAGCAAAGCTCTCAGCATGTTGGAGGACAAAGAAGGATGGAAGTTTGAGATCGCAGCG aGCAACGGCGATGTGATCTGTAGCAAAGTGATGCCGGGGGCCAGGAAGGTGTTCAAGCTCGAGGCCGTCCTGGAAGCCAGTGTGGAAGAACTCTATGACCTCCTGTTTGTCAGAGTTGAGGAGATGCATCAGTGGAACCCATGTGTACAGCAAATCAAA GTTCTAAAACATGTTGGACCAGAAACGATTGTCACTCATGAGGTTTTAGCTGAGACAGCAGGCAGCGTGATTGGCCAAAGGGATTTCCTGAGTGTCAGACACAGTTGCAAACAAAAGTCCACCGTTTATCTCGGAGGAGCAGCGATTCAGCTAGAGTCATTCCCACCTCAGGCAGGCTTTGTGAG AGCCGAGGATGGACCGACCTGCATCATTATACGAGCTCTGGACGAGGATTCAACAAAAAGCCGCTTCACATGGCTTCTTAACATAGACGTCAAG GGCTGGCTCCCAAAGTCCATTGTCAATCAAGCTTTGCCCCAAGTCCAGTTGGATTTCACCAGACACCTCCGCAGACACCTCAGCCTGAGCTGA